The Anaerolineae bacterium genome includes a region encoding these proteins:
- a CDS encoding radical SAM protein encodes MKILLVSPASRVWNSRRHIHMGLGYLAGSIRAAGYPVQLYDGEVEDEPLADLLAREHFDVVGISSPTPLIYEAWKAAETAKAHGAVTILGGPHLTLMPQESMERPEVDLVVRGEAEDTIIEILHALEADPGRPMDGPAGPRLFTHPAWRDILGLSYRNEAGEVVHNPNRPLRKDLDNLPWPAYDLFKIERYTNLQPLTDGLDPHARAYTLLTSRGCPYQCIYCSKPITGHTWRPRQPAEVVKEWAYLVRELGATEIGVTDDVWNLDVERAKEICRLLIREKLNHVPWITIHGMRAPQTDLELFQLMKAAGCKRVGFGVESGSQRVLDFIKKKQTIEEVRQAFANARAAGLETMGFFIFGLPTETEETMDETIRLALELDPDLGNFMIAAPYPGTELYEMVRTQGRLLTNDWADFAIHDEKARFEIGEVTAELVERKWHEAYRRFYLRPSRIWRRLKNPDTWRRLPSLMGDFVRFFVGRKHEKKSA; translated from the coding sequence ATGAAAATCCTGCTGGTAAGCCCTGCCTCGCGGGTGTGGAATTCCCGCCGGCATATCCATATGGGCCTCGGCTATCTGGCCGGCAGTATTCGCGCCGCCGGCTATCCCGTCCAGCTCTATGACGGCGAGGTGGAGGATGAGCCCCTGGCCGACCTGCTGGCGCGGGAGCACTTCGATGTCGTCGGCATTTCCAGCCCCACCCCGCTGATTTACGAGGCCTGGAAAGCGGCCGAGACCGCCAAGGCGCACGGCGCGGTCACCATCCTGGGCGGCCCCCATCTGACGCTGATGCCGCAGGAATCCATGGAGCGGCCCGAGGTGGACCTGGTGGTGCGCGGGGAGGCAGAGGATACGATCATCGAGATCCTGCACGCCCTGGAGGCGGACCCCGGCCGGCCGATGGACGGGCCGGCGGGCCCGCGGCTCTTTACCCATCCCGCCTGGCGGGACATCCTGGGCCTTTCCTACCGCAATGAGGCCGGCGAGGTGGTGCATAACCCCAACCGCCCCCTGCGTAAAGACCTGGACAACCTCCCCTGGCCGGCCTACGACCTTTTCAAGATCGAGCGCTACACCAACCTACAGCCGCTGACCGACGGCCTGGACCCTCACGCGCGCGCCTACACCCTGTTGACCTCGCGCGGCTGTCCGTACCAGTGCATCTACTGCTCCAAGCCCATCACCGGCCATACCTGGCGCCCACGCCAGCCGGCGGAGGTCGTCAAGGAATGGGCCTACCTGGTGCGGGAATTGGGCGCCACCGAGATCGGCGTCACCGACGACGTCTGGAACCTGGACGTGGAGCGCGCCAAGGAGATCTGCCGCCTGCTCATCCGCGAGAAGCTCAACCACGTGCCGTGGATCACCATTCACGGCATGCGCGCCCCGCAGACCGACCTGGAACTGTTCCAGCTTATGAAGGCCGCCGGCTGTAAGCGCGTTGGCTTCGGCGTCGAGAGCGGGAGCCAGCGCGTGCTGGACTTCATCAAGAAGAAGCAGACCATCGAGGAAGTGCGTCAGGCGTTCGCCAACGCCCGCGCCGCCGGCCTGGAGACCATGGGCTTCTTTATCTTCGGTCTGCCCACCGAGACCGAAGAGACCATGGACGAGACCATCCGGTTAGCGCTGGAGCTGGACCCCGATCTGGGCAACTTCATGATCGCCGCGCCGTACCCCGGCACCGAGCTGTACGAGATGGTGCGGACGCAGGGCCGGCTGTTGACCAACGATTGGGCCGACTTCGCCATCCACGACGAGAAGGCGCGCTTTGAGATCGGCGAGGTGACGGCGGAGCTGGTGGAACGCAAATGGCACGAGGCTTACCGGCGCTTCTACCTGCGGCCCAGCCGCATCTGGCGCCGGCTGAAGAACCCCGACACCTGGCGCCGGCTTCCCTCCCTGATGGGGGACTTCGTCCGTTTTTTCGTGGGGCGTAAGCACGAGAAAAAATCGGCCTGA